From the genome of Symphalangus syndactylus isolate Jambi chromosome 13, NHGRI_mSymSyn1-v2.1_pri, whole genome shotgun sequence:
tctctgaggcatgagaatcgcttgaacccgggaggcggaggttgtggtaggccgagattacaccactgcactctagttgggcgacacagtgagattctgtctccaaaaaaaaaaaaaaaagattccaactGCTTACAGTCCCCTTTTAGGGCCATTAACTACTCAGAGCCTTCATTGTTTCATCTGTAAATGATTTTCACTAACACTATCTACCTCTCAGGACTGTGGAGAGGACAACAGGAAGTCTCTATAGTGTCCCCTGCACAGCAGGTGCGCATTCAGTGGTGGTCTGTGCCCTATGCATAGGAGGTGCTTTGTGGTGGTCCACATCCTGTGAATAGCAGATGCAAGTTCGGGATAGCTGGCAGAGCCACCTGGGCCCACTCCTCTTCAGTGTCACTTCGTACCACCTTCCCGTCATTCATTACAGGATGGGGCTGCGTCCTAACACACCAGGCATGCTCCTACCTCAGAACCTTTGCACTGGCTATTCCCTTTGCCTGGAACACCCTTCACCTGATCTCCATGTGGCCAGCTCACTCCTTCATGTCTTTCCAGTCTTTGCTCAAGTCCATCTGCTCTCTAAGACTTGCCCCCGCCATCCTTAGTGCTACAAACTGCCTTCCACCTCCCACCGTGCTGCTCCCTGGTGTTGTGTGTCttactccactttttttttttttgaaacaaagtcttgctctattgcccaggctggagtgcagtggcatgatctcggctcactacctctgcttcctgggctcaagcgattctcctgcctcagcctcctaagcagctgggattacaggtacacaccaccacacctggctaatttttgtatttttagtagagacaggtttctccttgttggttgggctagtctcgaactcctgacctcaggtgatccaccggcctcagcctcccaaagtgctgggattacaggcgtaagccgccgtgcccagccattACTCTACCTTTTCATGATCCATTACCCTTATCATCGTCACCTCATCACATTCCAGATAACTGACTTTTTGTCATGTTTATGGTTGGTCTTTCCCCACTAAAACGCAGGCACTGAGAGGGCAGGGTCTTTGGATATTTAGCTCGTGGATGTATCTGCAATGCCTATGACAGTGCTTGGCCCAAAATacgtgttcaataaatattctgTTGGAGGAAAGAATGATCACCCATGTTAGCACCTCTGCAGGGCTGTCCCCTTTTGTTACATCATCACTGCCCACTGCTTATTCCTCACTATTCCTTCCAGAATGAACACAAGTTAaatgaggaagggaggaagagaatgaaggaaattttaaaaggaaaggaaggaaggtgaaAGAGAAGGTAAGAGAATTGAACAGAGGTAAGGCCCTCTCCATGGCTGTGGGCCCAGTGGGTTCCTACCTCGGTAGGCATGGCCGTGGGATGCTGCTCCAGGGTACTGTGGTGCTGGGGGTCTGGGCCGGGGTCCGAGGCTAGGACTGGGGGCTGGGATTCCGGGTCAAGGTGCGGGGGTGGCAGTTGGGAGCTGGTTGTGAGGGGCCCAGGGGCTGGACTGGAGTCTTGGGGTGGGGGCTCAGTGGCCTGGGGGAGCTCATCCATCCCAAAGATCTGCTCGTAGTGCACGATGAGGAACTCCACAAGCTGGGCCTGATGCCCAGAGTCCAGCAGGCAGGTGACAGGGATGGCGCCGGCTCCCCGCGGGCCGTCCAGTGGCCGCAGCAGTGTCGGCCCAAACACAATGCCCAGGTTGTTGGCAGACATCTTGTTTTCCATAAACCGTGCAGCCACCCTGGGGATGGTGTGAAGAGAAAGGTCAGGGTACAGGGTGCAAGGTCATTGGTCTGAGGGTAAGGGTGGGACCCACAGGCCAGCCTAGTGGTGACTTGCCCATGTCACAGGTGTAAGTCGTCTGAGACCAGCAGCCACATATCCAGAGCTGGAGGTCAGGGGTCAGTACCCAAAGTTATGAATCATGGATTAAGGTTCAGAGTTCAGAAAACACAGGTCAAAGGTCAGAGGTCACTGTCAGGGGTCAGCCAGGGAAGTCAGTAGTTGCATGTCCAGGGAAGAGGGTCGCATTTCAAGGCTCAGGGACCCATGCACACCTGAACAGATGGGCCACCAGGTGCCGCAGGGTGTTGTAGTTAGAGTCAGGCAGCTGTACCAAGAGGGTCTTCAGCGAGCGGATAAcctcagggctggggctgggggtccCAGGGTCGTCCCCAGGGTCTGCATGCAAGGTCTTAGCCAGAGAGATGAAGGCATCGTAGAGGTGGAAGGGGATCACGGGGTCGGTGAGCTGGGGGTGGAACGGAGGGCGCAACACGAGTGTGGGTGGGCTGTGGAGGGCCCCTGCCCACATCCCCCTCAGTGTCCTGAGCACCCACCTCCTGAAGAAATCGCTTGAGGACACTCGAGACATCATGAGGCGAGTTTCCCGACAGCTCCACCAACGCTCGGCCATTCTCAAAAGCCTGGCACAGCCGTTCTACGCGGACCCGGGACCCGCTGACCCGGTAAATGCCCTGCAGGGTGAGGGTGAGAAACAGATGCCCGGTTCGTGATAGTCCATTGATTCGGTCAGGTCACTTCTGGGGATGATGAAGGGTCAGGGCAGCACCTGCACATCTAGGGCACGGTGTTCTATCTCAGCCGTGCACTTCGTGACCACAAAGGGTACCTCCTCCGGGAAGTCCCTGGGTAGCTGCAGGAAGTCAACCCCAAAGAGGGGTGTCCGGGCTGGGAGCCGCCTGTGTCCACAGAGGATCAGGAGTGTCTCCAGGCAGCGCTTGTGGCAGGTCAGAAAGCACTGTGGGGAAGGTCACAGGGACAGGGAGGTCATTAGGGACCAGCAGGGGAAGAGAAGGTTACAAGGATCCTCAAGGAATGGGGGCTCATGGGAGACATCAGGTTAGGGTGGGTCCCGGGGGCAGAAAGGCTGTAGGAATCTCAGGTCAGGGAGATGATCAAGGGTCAGCAAAGGTCATTTGGTCATTAGCCCAGGCCACACCTCCTCACACTCCGTCCCGCTGACCATGAAGGCTTCGCACTCGCGGCACTTGGCTGGGCCCCGCAGTCGCCGCAGCCGGTGGGTCTGAGCCGCGCTGGACAGCGTCCACTTCCTGAAGGGGCTGCCCAGCCCATTCTCCAGCCCGTCTCCCAGGTCTGCAGGGAGACAGGGTCAGGAGTGCCTGGTGCCCTGCCCTGTCCCATCCTGCCCtaccctgcttcagcctcaccaGGGTCTCGCTCCTCAAAGTCATCTGAGGACTCAGTGCCTGTGGACGAAGCCTTCACCAGCCGCCTCGTGCCAGCGCCTGGGGTCAGAGGAATCATGGGAGATTCCTGGGCTATGGGAGACACTCCTGGTTTTTAGCGCTTCCAGAACCACCCACTAATTCCCAAGGGGTCAGAGGTCTGGAGGGGGATTGGACAGGTCAGTGGTTAAGGGTTGGAGAATTGGGTCAGCAACCTGCGGGGGTGGTTCATAAGCTGGATCAAGAGGTTGaggaaataggccgggcgcagtggctcacacctgtaatcccagcactttgggaagctgaggcaggaggatcacatgaggcaaggagtttgagaccagcctggccaacatggcaaaacctcgtctctactaaaaatacaaaaattaaccaggcatggtggcaggcacctgtagtcccagctactcaggaggctgaggcatgagaatcgcttgaacctgggaggtggaggttgcagtgagccgagatcataccactgcactccagcctggccaacagagcaagactctgtctcaaaaaaaaaaaaaaaagaaagaaagaaaagaaaaggccgggcatggtggcacacacctgtaatccctgcactttgggagaccaaggtgggtggatcacctgaggtcaggagtttgagatcagcctggccaacatggtgaaaccctgtctctactaaaaaatacaaaaattagccgatgtggtggtgcacacctgtaatcccagttactccagaggctgagacaggagaatcacttgaatctaggagatggagattgcagtgagccgagatcatgccactgcactccaagctgggcgacagaatgagactgtctcaaataaagaaagaaagaaagaaagaaagaaagaattttaaaaaaggtaaaaaaagagGTTGAGGAAATAGGTCAGGGGTGTGAGGTAGGTCAGAGGTCAAAGATAGTTAAAGATTGAGGGTCAGAGCTTggccaggggctggaggatggTCACAGGTGGAGTGTGGGTCAGGACCAGGTCCTATCCCTACCTGGGCTGGAAGTGGGAGAGTCCAGGGACCGAGACTCGCTGCTGCCACCCACGCTGTCCACATCACTGCCTGGAGTGGGGCCTGGAGTCCCTAGGTGGCACAGGTCAATAAGGATGGTCCCCTGCTCCCGAACCCCACTCTTGCAGCCCACCTATGTGTGGATGGAACGAACTCCTGGCACCACTCCCACCCGGCCCTCATTGCACTCACCTTGCCAGCGCCAGCCTGTGCCTGGATCCTCCCAAGGGCCTGGCTCAGCTGAATTCTCATCCAGCCTTGGAGGTAGAGGCCCAgagagcttctttctgatgtccAGAGGGGAGCTGAGAAGACAGAAGTTTGAAGGTTTGAATCCCAGGAAACTGGCCTGGGGTGATGGCACCCAGGCATCATGTCTAGGTACCAACTCCAAGCACTTGGGTCTGCAAGCCCTGACACCCATGGGCATTGTGGCCCCTGAAATACAGTAGCCCCATATTCCTGCCCCTGTCCCTAGGACTGGGACAACCCATTCACCCTCCTAAGACCCCCGAGAGCCTGGAGTACTAAATTCCACTAAGGCTTTGCGTTCTCTAACCTCGAGTAACCAGCCTGCGGTGCCAACAGCCTGGCATCGCGATTCAGGGGCTCATTCCCGACTTCCTGCTCCAGTGACCCACCTGTTTGCGGAGGGAACGAACTCCTGGAAGGAGAAGGCGGGCGGCGGGGCCTCGGGCCGCAGCGCCCGTACGAACTCCTGGTAGCGCTGGCCCGGCTCAAAGGGCGCACAGCACTCGGCCAAGGCGGCGAAGGCGCGGGGACCACGCTCCGCCTGCGCCCCCCGCAGCCCGAAGAGACTTAGGGTCACCTGCCGGGTAGAGACAGCAGGttggggaggggcggggcctgggaGCCTGGGGGCAGGGCCAGAGCTGGGGCGGGTCTTGGGAGAGACGCGAACGTGGTCAGGGTTTGGGACGCACCTGGGCGGCCTTGGAACTAGGGCAGTCGGCCAGGGGACCCAGGCGTGGTCAGAGCAGGGGCTGGTCATCCAGGGGACAGGACCCCATGGGGTGGAGCCGAGACAGTGGGTCTGGGGGCGGGAACTGGCTGTCGAGGGAAATGGCCTAGTCGTGGTGTCTCCAGGGTGGCTTAGGGGCGAGGAGTGGGGCACTCAGTCGGGTCCCCAACGGGGTGAGGGGAGGATGGCCTTGGGGATGGGCCTCACCCGCCTCAGCACTTCATCCCCCTGAAACACCAGCTTGCGCACGTGCGACACGATTCGCTTCTTTGCGATCTCCAGGTCCTGCTGCCGCGCGTTGGCCTCGCGGACACAGGCCTGGTACAGCGCCTCGGCCTCCTGCGCCTGGGGAAACGGGAGGCCAGGGGCGGGGTGGGGCGCGTGTGGGCGAGAGTGGAGGGCAGGGGGCGCCAAAGCGCTACAGGGGCTCGGGGCTGGGTGCCCACCTTGGCGTGGGCCTCCTCTCGCGAGCGCCGCCGCCGCTCCTGCTGCTTGCTAGGTCCCAGCGAGGCCTGGGGGGCCGGGTCCTCAGGGGACCCCTGGGAGCGTGCCCGCAGGTCCTCGCTGCGTTGCACATACTGCAGCTGGGCGCGCCGCAGTGCCTGCACCGCCTCATTCTGGGGGATGATGAGGAGGTCAGCCTCCCGGCGTCTCTCTCAGCCTACCCCTCCACCCATTCCAAGCCTCACCATCCGCTTCTGCTCCTTCATCCACTGCTCCTTGAACTCCTTCCGCCACTTCTCAATCTCAGTCCGTTTGGCGGCGAGGGGCTGGCAAGGGTTGGGGATGGGGATGAAGACGCTGCCTTAGGGCCACCCCAGAAGCAGCCACCCAGTCCTTCCATTCCTGCGCCATGTGCTTTGCCACctctggactcttttttttttgagacggagttttgctcttgttgcccaggctggagtgcaagtgggcaatcgtggctcactgaagCATTGAACTTGAACTCttgagttcaggcaatcctccagcctcagcctctcagtagctaggactacaggcatgtgcactaGGCCTAGTTAATTTaagaaacaatttctttttttttttttggttggccaggtgtaatggctcatgcctttaatcccagcacttgggaggccaaagtgggcagatcacctgaggtcaggagtttgagaccagcctgaccaagatggcaaaaccccgtctctacaaaaatacaaaaattataaagatgtgatggcacactcctgtagtcccagctgctcgggaggctgacgcaggagaatcacttgaacccaggaggtggagtttgcagtgagctgagatcatgccactgcactccagcctggacgataaagtgagactctgtctcaaaatataaataaataaataattttttttttggcagataaagacagggatctcactatgttgcccaggttagtcccgaactcctggcctcaagcaatcctccagcctcagcctcctagtagctagcactacagacATGcgcaccaggcccagctaattaaaaaactttttttttttgtacagacaggggggtctcactatgttgcccaggttggtctcaaactcctgggctcaagcaa
Proteins encoded in this window:
- the GMIP gene encoding GEM-interacting protein isoform X2, whose translation is MDAAEPGLPPAPEGRKRYSDIFRSLDNLEISLENVTLEMLAGDPLLSEDPEPDKTPTATVTNEASCWSDPSPEGPVPLTGKELDLRLIRTKGGVDAALEYAKTWSRYAKELLAWTEKRASYELEFAKSTMKIAEAGKVSIQQQSHMPLQYIYTLFLEHDLSLGALAMETVAQQKRDYYQPLAAKRTEIEKWRKEFKEQWMKEQKRMNEAVQALRRAQLQYVQRSEDLRARSQGSPEDPAPQASLGPSKQQERRRRSREEAHAKAQEAEALYQACVREANARQQDLEIAKKRIVSHVRKLVFQGDEVLRRVTLSLFGLRGAQAERGPRAFAALAECCAPFEPGQRYQEFVRALRPEAPPPAFSFQEFVPSANSSPLDIRKKLSGPLPPRLDENSAEPGPWEDPGTGWRWQGPTPGSDVDSVGGSSESRSLDSPTSSPAQESPMIPLTPGAGTRRLVKASSTGTESSDDFEERDPDLGDGLENGLGSPFRKWTLSSAAQTHRLRRLRGPAKCRECEAFMVSGTECEECFLTCHKRCLETLLILCGHRRLPARTPLFGVDFLQLPRDFPEEVPFVVTKCTAEIEHRALDVQGIYRVSGSRVRVERLCQAFENGRALVELSGNSPHDVSSVLKRFLQELTDPVIPFHLYDAFISLAKTLHADPGDDPGTPSPSPEVIRSLKTLLVQLPDSNYNTLRHLVAHLFRVAARFMENKMSANNLGIVFGPTLLRPLDGPRGAGAIPVTCLLDSGHQAQLVEFLIVHYEQIFGMDELPQATEPPPQDSSPAPGPLTTSSQLPPPHLDPESQPPVLASDPGPDPQHHSTLEQHPTAMPTEIPTPQSDQREDVAEDTKDGGGEVSSQGPEDSLLGTQSRGHFSRQPVKYPRGGVRPVTHQLSSLALVASKLCEETPITSVPRGSLRRRGPSPAAASPEGSPLRRTPLPKHFEITQETARLLSKLDSEAVPRATCCPDVQAEEAEDHL
- the GMIP gene encoding GEM-interacting protein isoform X15, which translates into the protein MCYTHLPQDFPQLLRAGRGTVTSSGAWTTSKSHWRTTLEMLAGDPLLSEDPEPDKTPTATVTNEASCWSDPSPEGPVPLTGKELDLRLIRTKGGVDAALEYAKTWSRYAKELLAWTEKRASYELEFAKSTMKIAEAGKVSIQQQSHMPLQYIYTLFLEHDLSLGALAMETVAQQKRDYYQPLAAKRTEIEKWRKEFKEQWMKEQKRMNEAVQALRRAQLQYVQRSEDLRARSQGSPEDPAPQASLGPSKQQERRRRSREEAHAKAQEAEALYQACVREANARQQDLEIAKKRIVSHVRKLVFQGDEVLRRVTLSLFGLRGAQAERGPRAFAALAECCAPFEPGQRYQEFVRALRPEAPPPAFSFQEFVPSANSSPLDIRKKLSGPLPPRLDENSAEPGPWEDPGTGWRWQGPTPGSDVDSVGGSSESRSLDSPTSSPGAGTRRLVKASSTGTESSDDFEERDPDLGDGLENGLGSPFRKWTLSSAAQTHRLRRLRGPAKCRECEAFMVSGTECEECFLTCHKRCLETLLILCGHRRLPARTPLFGVDFLQLPRDFPEEVPFVVTKCTAEIEHRALDVQGIYRVSGSRVRVERLCQAFENGRALVELSGNSPHDVSSVLKRFLQELTDPVIPFHLYDAFISLAKTLHADPGDDPGTPSPSPEVIRSLKTLLVQLPDSNYNTLRHLVAHLFRVAARFMENKMSANNLGIVFGPTLLRPLDGPRGAGAIPVTCLLDSGHQAQLVEFLIVHYEQIFGMDELPQATEPPPQDSSPAPGPLTTSSQLPPPHLDPESQPPVLASDPGPDPQHHSTLEQHPTAMPTEIPTPQSDQREDVAEDTKDGGGEVSSQGPEDSLLGTQSRGHFSRQPVKYPRGGVRPVTHQLSSLALVASKLCEETPITSVPRGSLRRRGPSPAAASPEGSPLRRTPLPKHFEITQETARLLSKLDSEAVPRATCCPDVQAEEAEDHL
- the GMIP gene encoding GEM-interacting protein isoform X1 produces the protein MDAAEPGLPPAPEGRKRYSDIFRSLDNLEISLENVTLEMLAGDPLLSEDPEPDKTPTATVTNEASCWSDPSPEGPVPLTGKELDLRLIRTKGGVDAALEYAKTWSRYAKELLAWTEKRASYELEFAKSTMKIAEAGKVSIQQQSHMPLQYIYTLFLEHDLSLGALAMETVAQQKRDYYQPLAAKRTEIEKWRKEFKEQWMKEQKRMNEAVQALRRAQLQYVQRSEDLRARSQGSPEDPAPQASLGPSKQQERRRRSREEAHAKAQEAEALYQACVREANARQQDLEIAKKRIVSHVRKLVFQGDEVLRRVTLSLFGLRGAQAERGPRAFAALAECCAPFEPGQRYQEFVRALRPEAPPPAFSFQEFVPSANSSPLDIRKKLSGPLPPRLDENSAEPGPWEDPGTGWRWQGTPGPTPGSDVDSVGGSSESRSLDSPTSSPAQESPMIPLTPGAGTRRLVKASSTGTESSDDFEERDPDLGDGLENGLGSPFRKWTLSSAAQTHRLRRLRGPAKCRECEAFMVSGTECEECFLTCHKRCLETLLILCGHRRLPARTPLFGVDFLQLPRDFPEEVPFVVTKCTAEIEHRALDVQGIYRVSGSRVRVERLCQAFENGRALVELSGNSPHDVSSVLKRFLQELTDPVIPFHLYDAFISLAKTLHADPGDDPGTPSPSPEVIRSLKTLLVQLPDSNYNTLRHLVAHLFRVAARFMENKMSANNLGIVFGPTLLRPLDGPRGAGAIPVTCLLDSGHQAQLVEFLIVHYEQIFGMDELPQATEPPPQDSSPAPGPLTTSSQLPPPHLDPESQPPVLASDPGPDPQHHSTLEQHPTAMPTEIPTPQSDQREDVAEDTKDGGGEVSSQGPEDSLLGTQSRGHFSRQPVKYPRGGVRPVTHQLSSLALVASKLCEETPITSVPRGSLRRRGPSPAAASPEGSPLRRTPLPKHFEITQETARLLSKLDSEAVPRATCCPDVQAEEAEDHL
- the GMIP gene encoding GEM-interacting protein isoform X12, with translation MDAAEPAPEGRKRYSDIFRSLDNLEISLENVTLEMLAGDPLLSEDPEPDKTPTATVTNEASCWSDPSPEGPVPLTGKELDLRLIRTKGGVDAALEYAKTWSRYAKELLAWTEKRASYELEFAKSTMKIAEAGKVSIQQQSHMPLQYIYTLFLEHDLSLGALAMETVAQQKRDYYQPLAAKRTEIEKWRKEFKEQWMKEQKRMNEAVQALRRAQLQYVQRSEDLRARSQGSPEDPAPQASLGPSKQQERRRRSREEAHAKAQEAEALYQACVREANARQQDLEIAKKRIVSHVRKLVFQGDEVLRRVTLSLFGLRGAQAERGPRAFAALAECCAPFEPGQRYQEFVRALRPEAPPPAFSFQEFVPSANSSPLDIRKKLSGPLPPRLDENSAEPGPWEDPGTGWRWQGPTPGSDVDSVGGSSESRSLDSPTSSPDLGDGLENGLGSPFRKWTLSSAAQTHRLRRLRGPAKCRECEAFMVSGTECEECFLTCHKRCLETLLILCGHRRLPARTPLFGVDFLQLPRDFPEEVPFVVTKCTAEIEHRALDVQGIYRVSGSRVRVERLCQAFENGRALVELSGNSPHDVSSVLKRFLQELTDPVIPFHLYDAFISLAKTLHADPGDDPGTPSPSPEVIRSLKTLLVQLPDSNYNTLRHLVAHLFRVAARFMENKMSANNLGIVFGPTLLRPLDGPRGAGAIPVTCLLDSGHQAQLVEFLIVHYEQIFGMDELPQATEPPPQDSSPAPGPLTTSSQLPPPHLDPESQPPVLASDPGPDPQHHSTLEQHPTAMPTEIPTPQSDQREDVAEDTKDGGGEVSSQGPEDSLLGTQSRGHFSRQPVKYPRGGVRPVTHQLSSLALVASKLCEETPITSVPRGSLRRRGPSPAAASPEGSPLRRTPLPKHFEITQETARLLSKLDSEAVPRATCCPDVQAEEAEDHL
- the GMIP gene encoding GEM-interacting protein isoform X8 — encoded protein: MDAAEPAPEGRKRYSDIFRSLDNLEISLENVTLEMLAGDPLLSEDPEPDKTPTATVTNEASCWSDPSPEGPVPLTGKELDLRLIRTKGGVDAALEYAKTWSRYAKELLAWTEKRASYELEFAKSTMKIAEAGKVSIQQQSHMPLQYIYTLFLEHDLSLGALAMETVAQQKRDYYQPLAAKRTEIEKWRKEFKEQWMKEQKRMNEAVQALRRAQLQYVQRSEDLRARSQGSPEDPAPQASLGPSKQQERRRRSREEAHAKAQEAEALYQACVREANARQQDLEIAKKRIVSHVRKLVFQGDEVLRRVTLSLFGLRGAQAERGPRAFAALAECCAPFEPGQRYQEFVRALRPEAPPPAFSFQEFVPSANSSPLDIRKKLSGPLPPRLDENSAEPGPWEDPGTGWRWQGPTPGSDVDSVGGSSESRSLDSPTSSPGAGTRRLVKASSTGTESSDDFEERDPDLGDGLENGLGSPFRKWTLSSAAQTHRLRRLRGPAKCRECEAFMVSGTECEECFLTCHKRCLETLLILCGHRRLPARTPLFGVDFLQLPRDFPEEVPFVVTKCTAEIEHRALDVQGIYRVSGSRVRVERLCQAFENGRALVELSGNSPHDVSSVLKRFLQELTDPVIPFHLYDAFISLAKTLHADPGDDPGTPSPSPEVIRSLKTLLVQLPDSNYNTLRHLVAHLFRVAARFMENKMSANNLGIVFGPTLLRPLDGPRGAGAIPVTCLLDSGHQAQLVEFLIVHYEQIFGMDELPQATEPPPQDSSPAPGPLTTSSQLPPPHLDPESQPPVLASDPGPDPQHHSTLEQHPTAMPTEIPTPQSDQREDVAEDTKDGGGEVSSQGPEDSLLGTQSRGHFSRQPVKYPRGGVRPVTHQLSSLALVASKLCEETPITSVPRGSLRRRGPSPAAASPEGSPLRRTPLPKHFEITQETARLLSKLDSEAVPRATCCPDVQAEEAEDHL
- the GMIP gene encoding GEM-interacting protein isoform X11 — protein: MRGRGLRWAGRRGTQAAAAAAAGNRGLAPPARDPIPIPVPAERSPGPDMDAAEPAPEGRKRYSDIFRSLDNLEISLENVTLEMLAGDPLLSEDPEPDKTPTATVTNEASCWSDPSPEGPVPLTGKELDLRLIRTKGGVDAALEYAKTWSRYAKELLAWTEKRASYELEFAKSTMKIAEAGKVSIQQQSHMPLQYIYTLFLEHDLSLGALAMETVAQQKRDYYQPLAAKRTEIEKWRKEFKEQWMKEQKRMNEAVQALRRAQLQYVQRSEDLRARSQGSPEDPAPQASLGPSKQQERRRRSREEAHAKAQEAEALYQACVREANARQQDLEIAKKRIVSHVRKLVFQGDEVLRRVTLSLFGLRGAQAERGPRAFAALAECCAPFEPGQRYQEFVRALRPEAPPPAFSFQEFVPSANSSPLDIRKKLSGPLPPRLDENSAEPGPWEDPGTGWRWQGTPGPTPGSDVDSVGGSSESRSLDSPTSSPDLGDGLENGLGSPFRKWTLSSAAQTHRLRRLRGPAKCRECEAFMVSGTECEECFLTCHKRCLETLLILCGHRRLPARTPLFGVDFLQLPRDFPEEVPFVVTKCTAEIEHRALDVQGIYRVSGSRVRVERLCQAFENGRALVELSGNSPHDVSSVLKRFLQELTDPVIPFHLYDAFISLAKTLHADPGDDPGTPSPSPEVIRSLKTLLVQLPDSNYNTLRHLVAHLFRVAARFMENKMSANNLGIVFGPTLLRPLDGPRGAGAIPVTCLLDSGHQAQLVEFLIVHYEQIFGMDELPQATEPPPQDSSPAPGPLTTSSQLPPPHLDPESQPPVLASDPGPDPQHHSTLEQHPTAMPTEIPTPQSDQREDVAEDTKDGGGEVSSQGPEDSLLGTQSRGHFSRQPVKYPRGGVRPVTHQLSSLALVASKLCEETPITSVPRGSLRRRGPSPAAASPEGSPLRRTPLPKHFEITQETARLLSKLDSEAVPRATCCPDVQAEEAEDHL
- the GMIP gene encoding GEM-interacting protein isoform X6; translation: MDAAEPGLPPAPEGRKRYSDIFRSLDNLEISLENVTLEMLAGDPLLSEDPEPDKTPTATVTNEASCWSDPSPEGPVPLTGKELDLRLIRTKGGVDAALEYAKTWSRYAKELLAWTEKRASYELEFAKSTMKIAEAGKVSIQQQSHMPLQYIYTLFLEHDLSLGALAMETVAQQKRDYYQPLAAKRTEIEKWRKEFKEQWMKEQKRMNEAVQALRRAQLQYVQRSEDLRARSQGSPEDPAPQASLGPSKQQERRRRSREEAHAKAQEAEALYQACVREANARQQDLEIAKKRIVSHVRKLVFQGDEVLRRVTLSLFGLRGAQAERGPRAFAALAECCAPFEPGQRYQEFVRALRPEAPPPAFSFQEFVPSANSSPLDIRKKLSGPLPPRLDENSAEPGPWEDPGTGWRWQGPTPGSDVDSVGGSSESRSLDSPTSSPGAGTRRLVKASSTGTESSDDFEERDPDLGDGLENGLGSPFRKWTLSSAAQTHRLRRLRGPAKCRECEAFMVSGTECEECFLTCHKRCLETLLILCGHRRLPARTPLFGVDFLQLPRDFPEEVPFVVTKCTAEIEHRALDVQGIYRVSGSRVRVERLCQAFENGRALVELSGNSPHDVSSVLKRFLQELTDPVIPFHLYDAFISLAKTLHADPGDDPGTPSPSPEVIRSLKTLLVQLPDSNYNTLRHLVAHLFRVAARFMENKMSANNLGIVFGPTLLRPLDGPRGAGAIPVTCLLDSGHQAQLVEFLIVHYEQIFGMDELPQATEPPPQDSSPAPGPLTTSSQLPPPHLDPESQPPVLASDPGPDPQHHSTLEQHPTAMPTEIPTPQSDQREDVAEDTKDGGGEVSSQGPEDSLLGTQSRGHFSRQPVKYPRGGVRPVTHQLSSLALVASKLCEETPITSVPRGSLRRRGPSPAAASPEGSPLRRTPLPKHFEITQETARLLSKLDSEAVPRATCCPDVQAEEAEDHL
- the GMIP gene encoding GEM-interacting protein isoform X16, whose protein sequence is MCYTHLPQDFPQLLRAGRGTVTSSGAWTTSKSHWRTTLEMLAGDPLLSEDPEPDKTPTATVTNEASCWSDPSPEGPVPLTGKELDLRLIRTKGGVDAALEYAKTWSRYAKELLAWTEKRASYELEFAKSTMKIAEAGKVSIQQQSHMPLQYIYTLFLEHDLSLGALAMETVAQQKRDYYQPLAAKRTEIEKWRKEFKEQWMKEQKRMNEAVQALRRAQLQYVQRSEDLRARSQGSPEDPAPQASLGPSKQQERRRRSREEAHAKAQEAEALYQACVREANARQQDLEIAKKRIVSHVRKLVFQGDEVLRRVTLSLFGLRGAQAERGPRAFAALAECCAPFEPGQRYQEFVRALRPEAPPPAFSFQEFVPSANSSPLDIRKKLSGPLPPRLDENSAEPGPWEDPGTGWRWQGTPGPTPGSDVDSVGGSSESRSLDSPTSSPDLGDGLENGLGSPFRKWTLSSAAQTHRLRRLRGPAKCRECEAFMVSGTECEECFLTCHKRCLETLLILCGHRRLPARTPLFGVDFLQLPRDFPEEVPFVVTKCTAEIEHRALDVQGIYRVSGSRVRVERLCQAFENGRALVELSGNSPHDVSSVLKRFLQELTDPVIPFHLYDAFISLAKTLHADPGDDPGTPSPSPEVIRSLKTLLVQLPDSNYNTLRHLVAHLFRVAARFMENKMSANNLGIVFGPTLLRPLDGPRGAGAIPVTCLLDSGHQAQLVEFLIVHYEQIFGMDELPQATEPPPQDSSPAPGPLTTSSQLPPPHLDPESQPPVLASDPGPDPQHHSTLEQHPTAMPTEIPTPQSDQREDVAEDTKDGGGEVSSQGPEDSLLGTQSRGHFSRQPVKYPRGGVRPVTHQLSSLALVASKLCEETPITSVPRGSLRRRGPSPAAASPEGSPLRRTPLPKHFEITQETARLLSKLDSEAVPRATCCPDVQAEEAEDHL